The Sedimentisphaera salicampi genome includes a region encoding these proteins:
- a CDS encoding 2-oxo acid dehydrogenase subunit E2 — MEKRAPLTRIQNLIGQRMLHSKRTIPSHYINKSVCTDSLNRFRRDYAKASGVRVSTNDIFFAAAARGAEKFPFMLSRVEAEKIRIADTIDVSFAVASRSGILFVPVIRAVELLSLAQIAETSEDLTRRAREDKLSPEEMNNASIALSSLGMYGINSFVAIPPADSNAIISVGRPEAELVMKGGRVVSQKRMNFCLSVNAKTVSPFYAAKYLAKFAEFLENPEKLDE, encoded by the coding sequence ATGGAGAAAAGGGCACCTTTAACGAGAATACAGAATCTTATCGGCCAGCGGATGCTGCATTCAAAACGCACTATTCCTTCGCATTATATCAACAAAAGCGTTTGCACAGATTCCCTGAATCGTTTCAGGCGTGATTACGCAAAGGCATCCGGGGTGCGTGTTTCTACCAATGACATCTTTTTTGCTGCTGCTGCCCGGGGTGCTGAGAAGTTCCCGTTTATGCTTTCACGCGTAGAGGCTGAAAAAATAAGAATAGCCGATACGATAGATGTAAGCTTTGCTGTTGCAAGCAGGTCTGGGATATTATTCGTGCCCGTAATACGAGCGGTTGAGCTTCTTTCCCTTGCCCAGATTGCCGAGACGAGCGAAGATCTTACCCGCCGTGCCCGAGAAGACAAGCTCTCGCCCGAGGAGATGAACAATGCTTCTATTGCTCTGAGCAGTCTTGGGATGTATGGCATAAATTCTTTCGTAGCAATCCCTCCGGCAGACTCCAACGCTATTATTTCCGTGGGCAGGCCTGAAGCGGAGCTGGTGATGAAGGGAGGAAGGGTGGTTAGCCAGAAGAGGATGAATTTTTGCCTTTCTGTAAACGCTAAAACAGTTTCGCCCTTTTATGCGGCAAAATATCTCGCAAAATTTGCTGAATTTTTAGAAAATCCTGAAAAACTCGATGAATAG
- a CDS encoding aldo/keto reductase: protein MIYKTFGKTGYKVSSVGFGGMRFDLNYSNSDNSYLLDYAWDKGINFFDSAPGYCEDKSLDIFGHFCKRTKSIRDQYYVSSKLMPQMVSSAKDTIEQVDKALKRLNTDYIDFFYVWCIRNLNQYDEAAKADGLIEGLERCREQGKIRHINVSSHLRGKRLNKVLEKRDFAGILVGVNILNFMFRWDAVETAYNSGAGVVAMNPLAGGMIPQHEERFSFISSGSESPTDAALKFCIGSPEITVTLNGFTTKEHIDQACRCADESKPLSKEQKEQIANMLSDNFNDLCTACGYCDSECPKGIPVSSYMQFYNRKLIENKSDKDLKEDLKFSREWGILNDRAAEAADCIKCKRCEEACTQHLNITERLEHIETIEEELKNENQKA, encoded by the coding sequence ATGATTTACAAAACATTCGGCAAGACAGGTTACAAGGTTTCTTCAGTAGGCTTCGGAGGAATGCGATTCGATTTGAACTACAGCAACTCTGATAATTCCTACCTCCTCGACTATGCTTGGGATAAAGGTATTAACTTTTTCGACTCAGCTCCGGGTTACTGCGAAGACAAAAGCCTTGATATATTCGGCCACTTCTGCAAGAGGACTAAATCAATACGTGATCAGTATTATGTATCTTCAAAGCTTATGCCGCAGATGGTGAGCTCTGCAAAGGATACAATCGAGCAGGTTGACAAGGCCCTTAAAAGGCTAAACACAGATTATATCGATTTCTTCTATGTATGGTGCATAAGGAATCTGAATCAATACGACGAGGCTGCTAAGGCCGACGGGCTGATTGAAGGCCTTGAGAGATGCAGAGAACAGGGCAAAATCAGGCATATAAATGTCTCCTCACATCTCAGGGGCAAAAGGCTGAATAAAGTGCTTGAGAAGCGTGATTTCGCTGGGATTCTCGTGGGCGTAAACATCCTGAACTTTATGTTCCGCTGGGATGCAGTGGAAACAGCTTACAACAGCGGAGCAGGGGTAGTTGCGATGAATCCGCTTGCAGGCGGTATGATACCGCAGCACGAAGAGAGATTCAGCTTCATTTCAAGCGGAAGCGAATCTCCCACAGATGCTGCTCTTAAATTCTGCATAGGAAGCCCTGAAATCACCGTTACGCTAAACGGCTTTACAACGAAAGAGCATATCGATCAGGCGTGCCGGTGCGCAGATGAAAGCAAACCGCTCAGCAAGGAACAGAAAGAGCAGATAGCTAATATGCTCAGCGACAACTTCAACGACCTCTGCACAGCCTGCGGCTACTGCGACAGCGAATGTCCCAAGGGCATACCCGTATCCTCATATATGCAGTTTTACAACAGAAAACTGATTGAAAACAAAAGCGACAAAGACCTCAAAGAGGATCTCAAGTTCAGCCGAGAATGGGGCATACTCAACGACAGAGCAGCCGAAGCCGCAGACTGCATTAAATGCAAAAGGTGCGAAGAGGCCTGCACCCAGCACCTCAATATTACAGAGAGGCTTGAGCATATCGAAACGATCGAAGAAGAGCTCAAGAACGAAAATCAGAAAGCTTAA